A DNA window from Maribellus comscasis contains the following coding sequences:
- a CDS encoding carbon-nitrogen hydrolase family protein — translation MKRSVFILILLGCCFDFAVNGQNNTDGQSGKLVVAACQFPVSADIAENYDWIKKQMIEARLKKADIVQFPECALSGYPEVDLKTLDGFDWDLLVEKTDSILSLTKQLKIWVLLGSIHRLSDGVKPHNSLYVINDEGKIVDRYDKRFCTGGDLKHFSPGDHFVNFDLNGVNCGLLICYDIRFPELYREYRKRNTDLIFQSFYNARQKKGSIHPVIMPITSQARAATNYFYISLTNSSATESWPCHFITPDGLIQNKLTTNVPGILISNVDISENYYDASKAFRENAINGILNSGETVKDPRSENRSEIIEQ, via the coding sequence ATGAAAAGGTCAGTTTTTATTTTGATATTGCTTGGTTGCTGCTTTGATTTTGCAGTGAACGGTCAGAATAATACTGACGGTCAAAGCGGGAAACTGGTGGTTGCAGCTTGCCAGTTTCCCGTTTCGGCTGATATTGCTGAAAATTATGACTGGATAAAAAAACAGATGATAGAAGCCCGTCTTAAAAAGGCCGATATTGTTCAGTTTCCGGAATGTGCACTGTCGGGCTACCCGGAAGTGGATTTAAAAACGCTGGATGGATTTGACTGGGATTTGCTGGTTGAAAAAACCGACTCTATTTTAAGTCTGACGAAACAGTTGAAAATTTGGGTGTTGTTGGGTTCCATTCATCGGTTAAGCGATGGTGTGAAACCACATAACAGTTTGTATGTGATAAATGACGAAGGCAAGATTGTGGATCGCTACGACAAAAGATTTTGTACCGGCGGAGATTTGAAACATTTTTCTCCCGGTGACCATTTTGTGAATTTTGATTTGAACGGGGTGAATTGCGGACTTTTAATTTGTTACGATATCCGTTTTCCTGAATTGTACCGCGAATACCGGAAACGAAATACGGATTTGATTTTCCAATCCTTTTACAATGCCCGTCAGAAAAAGGGAAGTATTCATCCTGTAATTATGCCCATTACTTCTCAAGCCCGGGCGGCAACTAATTATTTTTATATTTCGCTGACCAACTCATCTGCGACAGAGAGCTGGCCATGTCATTTTATTACTCCCGACGGGCTTATTCAAAATAAACTTACAACCAATGTCCCCGGAATTTTGATTTCAAATGTGGACATATCCGAAAACTATTACGATGCAAGTAAAGCATTTCGTGAAAATGCAATCAATGGAATTCTGAATAGCGGTGAAACAGTAAAGGACCCTCGCTCTGAAAACAGAAGTGAAATTATTGAGCAATAA
- a CDS encoding sugar phosphate isomerase/epimerase family protein → MNLKKVIFFQRILILTIFFSLFVMSCQSDSNVLVEDIGICTDFNNASILSASGCSYIEESVGRFLIPFKSEEEFDLILKKAKESELSVRAFNCFIPGSLKSVGPDAVHQEILEYVEIAFRRAQKAGVNYIVFGSGGSRSVPKGFSRNDARQQFIHLCTRMAPIAGKYNVVVVLEPLNKKECNFINSVAEGGEIVKEVNHPNFMLLADIYHMLMDNESPENIIKYGDLIKHTHIAEKEGRAAPGTHNEDFKPYLEALKKVNYSGMMSIECNWDNLESESVTSIAEIKKQVSMLE, encoded by the coding sequence ATGAACCTAAAAAAAGTAATATTCTTCCAACGTATTTTGATATTGACTATTTTCTTTTCCTTGTTTGTAATGAGTTGTCAGTCAGATAGTAATGTTCTTGTGGAGGATATTGGTATATGTACTGATTTTAACAACGCGAGTATTTTGTCAGCGAGTGGATGTAGTTATATCGAAGAAAGTGTAGGACGGTTTCTCATTCCATTCAAAAGCGAAGAAGAATTTGATTTAATTTTAAAAAAGGCAAAAGAATCAGAACTTTCCGTCAGGGCTTTTAACTGTTTTATCCCCGGCAGCTTAAAAAGTGTTGGGCCGGACGCTGTACATCAGGAAATTCTGGAATATGTGGAAATTGCTTTTCGCAGGGCACAGAAAGCAGGTGTGAATTATATTGTTTTTGGTAGCGGGGGTTCGCGTTCTGTTCCCAAAGGATTTTCCAGGAATGATGCAAGGCAACAGTTTATTCATCTTTGTACCAGGATGGCACCCATTGCCGGTAAATATAATGTTGTCGTAGTTCTTGAACCATTAAATAAAAAAGAGTGCAATTTTATTAATTCTGTGGCTGAAGGAGGTGAAATCGTTAAAGAGGTAAATCATCCTAATTTTATGCTCCTCGCCGATATCTACCATATGTTAATGGATAACGAAAGCCCGGAAAATATTATTAAATATGGAGATTTGATTAAACATACGCATATTGCCGAAAAGGAAGGAAGGGCTGCTCCGGGCACACACAACGAGGATTTTAAGCCATATCTTGAGGCGCTAAAAAAAGTGAATTATAGTGGAATGATGTCGATTGAATGCAACTGGGATAATCTGGAATCGGAGTCTGTAACCTCCATCGCAGAAATTAAAAAACAGGTAAGTATGTTGGAGTAG
- a CDS encoding TonB-dependent receptor: protein MKVLFTFLFFSFSVLTFAQEASLTGKVVDAVNNEPLPFVNVVVSGTSIGTTTDLDGNFLLNGLQPGFVRIEASFVGYKKAISSEIEVSVANTNFIEIQLEQQKEQIDEVTVTASPFRKTQESPVSLRSIGIGEIEKSPGANRDISKVIQSFAGVQSTPAFRNDIIIRGGGPSESRFYLDGVEVPFINHFATQGASGGPVGIINADFLREVNYYSGAFPANRGNALSGVLEFFQVDGNNDKLKFQGTLGASEVAATLDGPVGEKTTFVLSARRSYLQFLFSVLELPFLPNFTDTQFKIRTRFDKKNELTVIGLGAFDVFDLNLDIEDPDEQQKYILSQIPVNEQWSYTLGAVYKHFRENSYQTLVVSRSHLNNGAYKYFDNDDSSEENKILDYSSEEIENKIRFENTLRLNTFKLNFGANFDFVTYKNTTQQRRFYGDEILNVNYDAKLDLVKYGLFTQVSKNVLNERLALSLGIRADANNYAESMNNPLEQFSPRFSASYSLTDKWSLNFNTGKYYQLPSYTTLGFEENNVFVNRENKLKYITVDHLIAGLEFRPRTTVQFSLEGFWKGYANYPFSVKDQISLANKGADYGVVGDEEVISSSEGRAYGAEFQARVNSTKGFNFNLSYTLVRSEFQDAAGEYIPSSWDSKHLLNVTTTKDLKKNWRIGARWRFVGGLPYTPYDMEKSSLVEAWNLKGSPHLDYSKLNSERFSAFHQLDLRVDKSFYLNKITAKFYLDIQNLYNHQAEQQDIVIRAEDANGSFVLTDNGSRYKLETYKNTSGTVLPTIGIIIEF from the coding sequence ATGAAAGTACTATTTACATTTCTATTTTTTTCATTCTCCGTTTTAACTTTTGCACAGGAAGCATCGTTGACAGGAAAAGTTGTTGACGCCGTAAATAATGAGCCACTTCCGTTTGTAAATGTTGTAGTTTCAGGTACAAGTATCGGAACCACAACCGATTTGGACGGAAATTTTCTATTAAACGGCCTGCAGCCCGGCTTTGTAAGAATTGAAGCATCGTTTGTGGGCTACAAGAAAGCCATTTCTTCGGAAATTGAAGTAAGCGTGGCAAACACCAACTTCATTGAAATTCAGCTGGAACAACAAAAGGAACAAATTGATGAAGTTACTGTAACGGCATCTCCCTTTAGAAAAACACAGGAAAGCCCGGTATCACTGCGTTCTATTGGAATTGGTGAGATAGAAAAGAGTCCGGGGGCCAACCGCGATATTTCAAAAGTAATTCAGTCTTTTGCGGGAGTCCAGTCAACACCGGCATTTCGCAACGATATAATTATTCGTGGCGGAGGACCATCGGAAAGCCGTTTTTATCTTGACGGTGTGGAAGTCCCTTTTATCAATCACTTCGCTACGCAGGGCGCCTCAGGCGGGCCAGTAGGAATTATTAATGCCGACTTTTTACGCGAGGTGAATTATTATTCCGGTGCTTTCCCGGCCAACCGGGGAAATGCTTTAAGTGGAGTGCTGGAATTTTTCCAGGTTGATGGAAACAATGATAAACTCAAATTCCAGGGAACCCTGGGAGCGTCAGAGGTCGCAGCAACTCTCGACGGGCCAGTCGGAGAAAAAACAACTTTTGTTCTTTCAGCCCGCCGATCCTATCTCCAATTTTTGTTTAGTGTTTTGGAGCTTCCCTTTCTACCCAATTTTACCGATACGCAGTTTAAAATCCGTACCCGTTTCGACAAAAAAAATGAATTAACAGTAATCGGACTGGGTGCGTTTGATGTTTTTGATTTGAATCTGGACATTGAAGACCCGGATGAACAGCAAAAATACATCCTCAGCCAAATTCCGGTTAACGAACAATGGAGTTACACGCTGGGAGCGGTTTACAAACATTTCAGAGAGAATAGTTATCAAACGCTGGTGGTAAGCCGGAGTCATTTAAACAACGGGGCCTATAAATATTTTGATAATGATGACAGTTCTGAAGAAAATAAAATTCTAGACTATTCTTCGGAGGAAATTGAAAATAAAATCAGATTTGAAAATACGCTGCGACTAAACACTTTTAAGTTGAATTTCGGGGCGAATTTCGATTTTGTGACATATAAAAATACCACACAACAAAGACGGTTTTACGGCGACGAAATTTTAAATGTAAATTACGATGCAAAACTGGATTTGGTTAAATACGGGCTTTTTACACAGGTTAGCAAAAATGTTCTGAATGAACGCCTGGCTTTGTCCCTGGGAATCCGGGCAGACGCAAATAATTATGCTGAAAGTATGAATAATCCTCTGGAACAGTTTTCTCCGCGATTTTCGGCTTCGTACAGTTTAACCGACAAATGGAGCCTGAATTTTAATACCGGCAAATATTACCAGTTACCATCGTATACCACGCTGGGTTTTGAAGAAAATAATGTTTTTGTAAATAGGGAAAACAAGCTGAAGTACATCACGGTTGATCATTTAATCGCCGGGCTGGAATTTCGCCCAAGAACCACTGTGCAATTTTCACTGGAAGGATTTTGGAAAGGCTATGCGAATTACCCGTTTTCGGTAAAAGACCAAATCAGCCTTGCAAATAAAGGAGCCGACTATGGTGTTGTTGGCGATGAAGAGGTTATCTCATCATCAGAAGGACGTGCATACGGCGCTGAATTTCAGGCTCGTGTAAATTCAACAAAAGGATTCAATTTTAACTTGTCATACACTCTGGTTCGAAGCGAATTTCAGGATGCAGCAGGGGAATACATTCCCTCCAGCTGGGATTCAAAACACCTGTTAAATGTAACGACAACAAAAGATCTGAAGAAAAACTGGCGGATTGGTGCCCGTTGGCGATTTGTAGGTGGTTTGCCCTACACGCCTTACGACATGGAGAAAAGCTCGCTGGTTGAAGCATGGAATCTGAAAGGCAGTCCCCACCTCGATTATTCAAAACTAAACTCCGAACGCTTCTCAGCCTTTCACCAGTTGGATTTACGTGTTGACAAATCGTTTTATCTAAATAAAATAACAGCAAAATTCTATCTTGACATTCAAAATCTCTACAACCACCAGGCTGAACAACAAGATATTGTAATACGAGCCGAAGATGCAAACGGTAGTTTTGTCCTTACCGACAACGGATCGCGGTATAAACTTGAAACATATAAAAACACATCGGGAACTGTACTTCCGACAATTGGTATTATTATAGAATTTTAA
- the dtd gene encoding D-aminoacyl-tRNA deacylase — protein sequence MRIVIQKVSKASVTVENKIVSSIGKGMLVLVGIEDADNDEDIDWLVKKMLNLRIFDDENSVMNLSVQDVEGDLIIVSQFTLQASTKKGNRPSYIRASKPDVAVPMYEKFIQKTEDTIGKKVGTGIFGAMMDVELVNDGPVTIIIDSKQKDF from the coding sequence ATGAGAATTGTAATTCAAAAGGTCTCCAAAGCCTCGGTTACTGTTGAAAATAAAATTGTTTCATCAATTGGAAAAGGAATGCTGGTTTTGGTTGGCATTGAGGATGCTGACAACGATGAAGATATTGACTGGCTTGTAAAAAAGATGTTAAACCTGCGAATTTTTGACGATGAAAATAGTGTAATGAATTTATCGGTTCAGGATGTTGAAGGAGACTTGATTATTGTAAGCCAGTTTACTCTGCAAGCCAGTACAAAAAAGGGAAACCGGCCTTCATATATTCGTGCTTCAAAGCCCGATGTTGCTGTGCCCATGTATGAAAAGTTTATTCAAAAAACAGAAGATACTATCGGTAAAAAAGTGGGAACCGGTATTTTTGGTGCCATGATGGACGTGGAGTTGGTAAATGATGGCCCGGTAACCATCATTATTGATTCAAAACAGAAAGATTTTTAG
- a CDS encoding nucleotide pyrophosphohydrolase encodes MDEKQLTINEAQEMVDKWILTIGVRYFSELTNMAILTEEVGELARIMARKYGDQSFKKSDEGHNLEDEMADVLWVLICLANQTGVDLNKAFLQNMEKKTRRDKERHRNNKKLKE; translated from the coding sequence ATGGATGAAAAACAATTGACAATAAATGAAGCCCAGGAAATGGTCGACAAATGGATTCTAACCATTGGTGTACGATACTTCAGCGAGCTTACAAACATGGCTATTTTAACAGAAGAAGTAGGAGAACTGGCGCGAATTATGGCCCGGAAATATGGCGATCAGTCATTTAAAAAATCAGATGAAGGACATAATCTGGAAGATGAGATGGCTGATGTACTTTGGGTGTTGATCTGTCTGGCCAATCAAACCGGAGTGGATTTAAATAAAGCTTTCCTGCAAAATATGGAAAAGAAAACCCGCCGCGACAAGGAAAGACATCGAAACAACAAAAAACTAAAGGAATAA
- a CDS encoding YhcH/YjgK/YiaL family protein translates to MIFAFSACTPKQEDPENWTKKQVNEWFEKKEWLNGWGVKPDESINKRSFAIDYFKNKKHWDQAFQFLKSSDLVNLPVGRQDLEGDHLYISVDEYTTKDKKDTRYESHRKYIDIQYIIEGEEMMGLTTLDKVEITEPYNEEKDIAFYSFDGGEYIKATPENFVLFFPEDAHRPMMEAGANSKVKKIVVKVMAK, encoded by the coding sequence ATGATTTTTGCTTTCTCTGCCTGCACTCCAAAACAGGAGGATCCGGAAAACTGGACGAAAAAACAAGTTAATGAATGGTTTGAAAAAAAGGAATGGTTAAACGGCTGGGGCGTAAAACCTGACGAGTCGATTAACAAGAGAAGTTTTGCCATTGATTATTTTAAAAACAAAAAACATTGGGATCAGGCTTTTCAATTTTTAAAATCTTCCGACCTGGTTAATCTTCCGGTTGGCAGACAAGACCTCGAAGGAGATCATCTTTATATTAGTGTTGATGAATATACTACAAAAGACAAAAAGGATACTCGTTATGAGTCGCATCGGAAATATATTGATATTCAGTATATTATTGAAGGAGAGGAGATGATGGGCTTAACAACGCTCGACAAAGTTGAAATTACAGAGCCTTATAATGAAGAAAAAGATATCGCATTTTATTCTTTTGACGGGGGTGAGTATATCAAGGCCACGCCAGAGAATTTTGTTTTGTTTTTCCCGGAAGATGCACACCGCCCGATGATGGAAGCAGGGGCGAATTCAAAGGTGAAAAAGATTGTTGTAAAGGTTATGGCCAAATAA
- a CDS encoding transposase: MKVQRIYETPLEINFNSPRQEFSLYWKSFLTSEIGKLYVSLPWDDLVRHFKIKENKKGPSRFFSPGGMIALMFLKSYVGCSDRKLIEHLNGNIHFQLFCDIWLQGERLTNYKIVSQIRTFLSSRLAISEAQKILAKHWKPFIEHPNIMLTDATCYETSMRYPTNIKLLWESVDWCYGQLKLSCKYLKIRTPRTKYLKQKERYSHYSRKRRKSKKQRRILTRSLLHLLGKLLFLLEETQQNYLYEFTMPARYYRQIKIITTVLSQQQEIFDTGKSVPDRIVSLSKAYIRPIVRGKEVKPVEFGAKVNMIQFGGINFIEHISFSAFHEGIRLKQSVRYGRQLVGKPTHLSGDDIYATNANRTWCRKENIIHGFKRKGRAGKHEQHRKILHSVLRKERATRMEGSFGTEKEHYGLKKIRAMTRKNEELWIFFGVHTANAVRIARKMALQKQAA; the protein is encoded by the coding sequence GTGAAAGTACAAAGAATTTATGAAACGCCCCTTGAAATTAATTTTAATTCACCACGTCAGGAATTTTCTCTTTACTGGAAATCATTTTTAACATCTGAAATTGGTAAACTCTATGTCTCCTTACCCTGGGATGATTTAGTCCGGCATTTTAAAATCAAAGAAAATAAGAAAGGACCTTCCCGTTTTTTTAGTCCCGGGGGAATGATTGCATTGATGTTCCTTAAGTCTTATGTGGGGTGTTCAGACCGAAAACTAATTGAGCACTTAAACGGCAATATCCACTTTCAGCTTTTTTGTGACATCTGGCTACAAGGTGAAAGGCTTACCAATTATAAAATTGTCAGCCAGATACGTACTTTTTTGTCATCAAGGTTAGCTATTAGTGAAGCTCAAAAAATATTGGCAAAACATTGGAAACCCTTTATTGAACATCCCAACATTATGCTTACCGATGCAACATGTTACGAAACTTCGATGCGTTACCCAACCAATATAAAACTACTGTGGGAAAGTGTAGACTGGTGTTACGGTCAATTGAAATTAAGCTGTAAGTATTTAAAGATACGAACACCCCGAACCAAATATCTCAAGCAAAAAGAAAGGTATAGTCACTACAGCCGAAAGCGCAGGAAATCGAAAAAGCAGCGTAGAATACTTACCCGGAGCCTGCTGCACTTACTGGGGAAATTATTGTTTTTACTGGAAGAAACCCAGCAGAACTATCTTTATGAATTTACCATGCCAGCCAGATATTATCGCCAAATCAAAATAATTACCACGGTATTATCTCAACAACAAGAAATTTTTGATACAGGTAAAAGTGTACCCGACCGTATAGTCAGCCTTTCAAAAGCTTATATCCGGCCAATTGTACGAGGAAAAGAAGTTAAACCTGTTGAATTTGGAGCCAAGGTAAATATGATACAATTTGGAGGGATTAATTTTATCGAGCACATAAGCTTCAGCGCTTTTCATGAGGGGATAAGGCTTAAGCAATCTGTGCGTTACGGTCGCCAGCTGGTAGGTAAACCAACACACCTTTCGGGCGATGATATTTATGCCACCAATGCCAACCGCACCTGGTGCAGGAAAGAGAATATCATCCATGGGTTTAAACGAAAAGGAAGGGCAGGAAAACATGAACAGCACCGGAAAATACTTCATTCTGTACTTCGTAAAGAAAGAGCCACGCGAATGGAAGGAAGCTTTGGAACAGAAAAAGAACACTACGGCTTAAAGAAAATAAGGGCCATGACCCGGAAAAATGAAGAACTCTGGATTTTCTTTGGTGTACATACAGCAAATGCAGTTAGGATAGCCCGAAAAATGGCGCTCCAAAAACAAGCTGCCTAA
- a CDS encoding polyprenyl synthetase family protein: MSAIERIKLPIEQEIKDFEPYFKKSLQSDIPLLGTILNFLYRTKGKQLRPMFVFLSAKLVGKTNEFSQLAACSVELLHTATLVHDDVVDESYERRGTFSVKALWKNKLAVLVGDYILAKGLLLQLENKKYNFLHLISRAVQDMSEGEILQVKKSRKLDIDDETYFEIIRKKTASLIATSMAIGAASASDDEEIHEKMYRIGQDAGIAFQIKDDIFDYQSKGLIGKPTGNDIKEKKITLPLLYVLNHSDSSERKRILRLIKRKNKNTTVIKELIELVKEKGGLDYATQKMEEFKDKAIQGLMEFEDNDARKSLIELMNYITTRKK; encoded by the coding sequence ATGTCAGCAATAGAAAGAATCAAACTTCCGATTGAACAGGAAATAAAGGATTTTGAACCTTATTTCAAAAAATCGTTACAAAGCGACATTCCCCTTCTTGGCACCATTCTTAATTTTTTATACCGCACAAAGGGCAAACAGCTGCGCCCGATGTTTGTATTTCTTTCAGCAAAGCTGGTAGGCAAAACCAACGAGTTCTCCCAGTTGGCAGCTTGTTCCGTTGAACTGCTTCATACGGCTACGCTGGTGCACGACGATGTGGTTGACGAATCGTATGAACGACGCGGAACTTTTTCAGTAAAAGCGCTTTGGAAAAACAAACTGGCTGTTTTGGTAGGTGATTATATTTTGGCAAAAGGGCTTCTTCTTCAACTGGAAAATAAAAAATATAACTTTCTTCATCTCATTTCGCGTGCTGTGCAGGATATGAGCGAAGGAGAAATCCTTCAGGTAAAAAAAAGCAGGAAACTGGATATTGACGATGAAACATACTTCGAAATTATCAGAAAAAAAACTGCATCGTTAATTGCAACGAGTATGGCCATTGGCGCGGCCTCAGCAAGCGACGATGAAGAAATTCATGAAAAAATGTACCGCATCGGGCAAGACGCCGGTATTGCCTTTCAAATAAAAGACGACATTTTTGATTATCAATCAAAAGGTTTAATTGGGAAACCTACGGGAAACGATATTAAAGAAAAAAAAATTACGCTGCCACTCTTATATGTCCTGAATCATTCCGACTCGTCGGAAAGAAAACGGATTCTCAGGCTTATTAAACGAAAAAATAAAAATACCACCGTAATAAAAGAACTCATCGAATTGGTTAAAGAAAAAGGCGGTTTGGATTATGCAACCCAAAAAATGGAGGAGTTTAAGGATAAAGCCATTCAGGGCTTAATGGAATTTGAAGACAACGATGCACGGAAATCTTTGATCGAATTGATGAATTATATAACTACCCGCAAAAAATAG
- a CDS encoding ArsR/SmtB family transcription factor, whose product MLEIKELDIDKLEMAASMLKAMAHPMRIAILKHLEGGKRLTVTEIHELLGIEQSTTSHHLGILKDKGVLCSKREGKNTFYYLKYEVLSQIVECVHSCTCE is encoded by the coding sequence ATGTTAGAAATCAAGGAGTTAGATATCGATAAATTGGAGATGGCAGCGAGTATGCTAAAAGCTATGGCACACCCGATGCGTATTGCTATTCTTAAACACCTTGAAGGAGGTAAACGTTTGACTGTTACCGAAATTCATGAGTTGTTGGGGATTGAGCAGTCTACTACTTCGCATCATTTGGGAATCTTGAAAGACAAAGGAGTTTTGTGCTCAAAGCGTGAAGGGAAAAACACATTTTATTATCTGAAGTATGAGGTTTTAAGCCAGATTGTTGAATGTGTGCACTCTTGTACATGTGAATAA
- a CDS encoding DNA alkylation repair protein yields MKTGTIISELKSVADPARQEAYKTMFPTSMKYLGVRAPAMRELIKNWWVEIKKWTPEELTSFAKELVDTRVFEANQVAFELLWKNKNALKQLNLANLEYLGKNIDNWATTDAFSVMLSGWAWRNKQINDNDVLKWLNSENRWWRRTAIVSTVPLNRVARGGTGDTKRTLMICEKVVDDRDDMIVKALSWALRELSKSDKPAVKEFMEKYDSELAGRVRREVYTKLETGRKNG; encoded by the coding sequence ATGAAAACAGGCACAATTATTTCGGAACTAAAATCGGTTGCCGACCCGGCGCGACAGGAAGCTTACAAAACAATGTTTCCCACATCAATGAAATATCTGGGTGTAAGAGCCCCTGCAATGCGTGAGTTAATAAAAAACTGGTGGGTTGAAATTAAAAAATGGACTCCCGAAGAACTTACAAGTTTTGCCAAAGAACTGGTTGACACAAGAGTATTTGAAGCCAACCAGGTAGCTTTTGAGCTACTTTGGAAAAACAAAAATGCATTAAAACAACTCAATTTGGCCAATTTGGAATACCTGGGAAAAAACATCGACAATTGGGCTACTACTGACGCTTTCAGTGTCATGCTTTCGGGCTGGGCCTGGCGGAATAAGCAAATAAATGACAATGATGTTTTGAAATGGCTTAACTCTGAAAACCGCTGGTGGAGAAGAACAGCAATTGTTTCGACTGTACCTCTGAACAGAGTTGCCCGGGGTGGAACCGGTGATACAAAACGCACATTAATGATTTGTGAAAAAGTAGTTGACGACCGTGATGATATGATTGTTAAAGCGCTTTCCTGGGCATTACGTGAACTATCGAAAAGCGATAAACCCGCTGTAAAAGAATTTATGGAAAAATACGACTCAGAACTGGCTGGCCGGGTTCGCAGAGAAGTTTATACAAAACTGGAAACAGGGAGAAAGAACGGATAA